The following proteins come from a genomic window of Malus domestica chromosome 02, GDT2T_hap1:
- the LOC103447604 gene encoding heparanase-like protein 3 → MGSDILQMGFIFWVSFSFLVCAVNSKVGFGGGSVEGTVRINGRDAIAKIDDDFICATLDWWPPEKCDYGTCSWGRASLLNLDLNNAILLNAIKAFSPLKLRLGGTLQDKVIYATPDNKQSCDAFQKSTSEMFGFTQGCLPMNRWDELSSFFQKAGAKIIFGLNALTGRTINSNGTATGDWDYTNSESFIRYSVKNNYTVHGWELGNELCGHGIGTTVSASQYVSDTTALKKIVQDIYKGVEPKPLILSPGGFFDAKWFKDYTDKTTTSLDIVTHHIYNLGPGVDEHLIEKILDPSVLDSISSTFSNLHGILKRSATSAAAWVGEAGGAYNSGRHLVSNTFVYSFWYLDQLGMSASYDTKTYCRQTLIGGNYGLLNTSTFEPNPDYYSALLWHRLMGRNVLATSFSGPKKIRAYAHCAKQSKGITVLLINLHNTTTAEVRVAFNTTWTLRHKHKSHKPHRSHVTKLQQGPRSSTEREEYHLTPKDGNIQSQTMLLNGNALRVDSSGIIPSLNPVYVNASEPILIGPSSIVFAHIPYVVPPACR, encoded by the exons ATGGGTTCTGATATCTTGCAAATGGGATTCATTTTCTGGgtttcttttagtttcttgGTTTGTGCTGTAAATTCAAAGGTGGGGTTTGGAGGAGGAAGTGTGGAAGGTACAGTCCGCATCAATGGCAGAGACGCCATTGCCAAAATCGACGACGATTTTATTTGTGCAACTCTTGATTGGTGGCCACCTGAGAAATGCGACTATGGTACATGCAGCTGGGGTCGTGCTTCTCTCCTCAATCTg GATCTAAACAACGCTATCTTGTTAAATGCTATAAAGG CTTTCTCACCATTGAAACTTAGATTGGGTGGCACATTGCAAGATAAGGTGATATATGCTACACCAGATAACAAGCAAAGCTGTGATGCTTTTCAAAAAAGCACTTCTGAGATGTTTGGTTTCACTCAGGGCTGCTTGCCTATGAATAGATGGGATGAATTAAGCTCTTTTTTTCAGAAAGCAGG GGCTAAGATTATCTTCGGATTGAATGCTCTCACCGGACGAACAATTAATTCGAACGGGACTGCAACTGGAGATTGGGACTACACCAATTCGGAGTCTTTCATCCGTTACAGCGTCAAAAACAACTACACCGTACATGGTTGGGAGCTTG GAAATGAATTGTGTGGACATGGAATCGGAACAACAGTCTCGGCGAGTCAGTATGTATCCGATACAACTGCTCTTAAGAAGATAGTACAAGACATCTACAAGGGCGTCGAACCAAAGCCGCTGATCCTATCTCCGGGAGGATTTTTCGATGCGAAGTGGTTCAAAGACTACACAGATAAAACCACCACATCCTTAGACATTGTCACTCACCATATATATAATCTAGGGCCAG GGGTTGATGAACACCTTATTGAAAAGATTCTCGATCCATCTGTTCTTGACAGTATTTCTAGCACATTCAGCAACCTCCACGGCATCCTAAAGCGTTCTGCAACTTCGGCAGCTGCGTGGGTTGGGGAAGCTGGAGGTGCTTACAACAGCGGTCGCCATCTTGTCTCCAATACATTTGTATATAGTTTCTG GTATTTGGATCAGCTTGGTATGTCAGCATCTTACGATACAAAAACCTACTGCAGACAGACATTGATTGGAGGAAACTATGGTTTACTCAACACTAGTACCTTCGAGCCTAATCCCGACTATTACAG TGCTCTGCTTTGGCATCGGTTGATGGGAAGAAATGTCCTCGCAACGAGCTTTTCTGGACCAAAAAAGATACGTGCTTACGCACACTGCGCAAAACAATCT AAGGGGATTACGGTGCTACTGATCAACCTGCACAATACCACCACGGCTGAGGTCAGAGTTGCCTTCAACACTACCTGGACGCTGCGACATAAACACAAATCACACAAGCCTCATAGATCACATGTGACCAAGCTCCAACAGGGTCCCAGAAGTTCAACAGAAAGAGAAGAATACCATCTAACACCGAAGGACGGAAATATACAAAGCCAAACCATGCTACTCAATGGAAACGCTTTGCGCGTAGATTCATCCGGGATCATTCCTAGCTTAAACCCTGTGTATGTAAATGCATCGGAACCAATTTTGATCGGTCCGTCCTCAATTGTATTTGCTCACATACCATACGTAGTTCCCCCTGCTTGCAGGTAG